One window of the Falco biarmicus isolate bFalBia1 chromosome 2, bFalBia1.pri, whole genome shotgun sequence genome contains the following:
- the LATS2 gene encoding serine/threonine-protein kinase LATS2: MRPKTFPATTYSGNSRQRLQEIREGLKQPSKSSGQGLPVGPGSETSLDPKILIGKDAARQQQMRQTPKFGPYQKALREIRYSLLPFANESSTTAAVEVNRQMLQELVNAGCDQEMAVRALKQTGSRSIEAALEYISKMSYLDPRNEQIVRVIKQTSPGKGIVPNNVTRRPSFEGSNESFPSYHQISNAAYEGTGFGAEGANMLTEVPRPYMDYLISTSQSTAMNAPVQRPSGVGTHSTPTSHQQKTYPANIETSVINYPVANHSSQALQLQVSHGSNSQHYSRQHMMVQGEPMGYGVQRSPSFQNKMQQEGGYNNLPNKGAVVQNNSGHAFQQAPASLYMSHSHHKQTSPSSHQMHVISRGPAFANDFSDSPPQNLLTPSRNSLNMDLYDMNNPQVQQWQAATPSRRDSLQNPGIETSPRQHVSFRPDATVPSRTNSFNSHQQQPQVTVSIRQVPPGKPDPSITSPNTITAVTSAHILQPVKSMRVMRPEPQTAVGPSHPGWLPAQAPAVDGLEIIEQHVPPVGAANAYQLDVDYSNQELRCPPPPYPKHLLLPGNSEQFDVNCLCMGVEQTLRVVPNSTCNKAEENSERNDKSSKNTKAEKPSKDKKQIQTSPVPVRKNGKDEEKRESRIKSYSPFAFKFYMEQHVENVIKTYQQKINRRLQLEQEMAKAGLCEAEQEQMRKILYQKESNYNRLKRAKMDKSMFVKIKTLGIGAFGEVCLACKVDTHALYAMKTLRKKDVLNRNQVAHVKAERDILAEADNEWVVKLYYSFQDKDNLYFVMDYIPGGDMMSLLIRMEVFPERLARFYIAELTLAIESVHKMGFIHRDIKPDNILIDLDGHIKLTDFGLCTGFRWTHNSKYYQKGSHIRQDSMEPSDLWDDVSNCRCGDRLKTLEQRAKKQHQRCLAHSLVGTPNYIAPEVLLRKGYTQLCDWWSVGVILFEMLVGQPPFLAPTPTETQLKVINWESTLHIPSQIKLSPEASDLITKLCCAAEDRLGRNGADDIKAHSFFHSMDFSTDIRRQPAPYVPKISHPMDTSNFDPVEEESPWNDASGDSTRTWDPLASSNSKHTEHAFYEFTFRRFFDDNGYPFRYPKPSGMEVGQSEKSDVEDKGVVDQTGACQPVYV; encoded by the exons GAGATGGCTGTCCGAGCACTGAAGCAGACGGGTAGCAGAAGTATTGAAGCAGCTCTGGAGTATATCAGTAAGATGAGCTACTTGGATCCTAGAAATGAACAGATAGTACGTGTAATTAAGCAGACCTCACCAG GAAAGGGTATTGTGCCAAATAATGTAACCCGCAGGCCGAGCTTTGAAGGATCAAATGAATCTTTTCCATCCTACCATCAGATCAGTAATGCAGCCTATGAAGGGACAGGCTTTGGAGCAGAAGGTGCAAATATGCTAACTGAAGTTCCAAGGCCATACATGGACTATTTAATCTCTACTTCACAGTCTACAGCTATGAATGCTCCTGTACAGCGACCTTCTGGAGTAGGCACTCACAGCACACCAACAAGCCATCAGCAGAAAACATACCCTGCAAATATTGAGACTTCTGTGATTAATTATCCAGTGGCTAATCACAGTAGTCAAGCCTTGCAGCTGCAGGTGTCCCATGGCTCCAACAGCCAACATTACAGTAGGCAGCACATGATGGTGCAGGGAGAACCTATGGGGTATGGTGTTCAGCGTAGTCCATCTTTCCAGAACAAgatgcagcaggagggaggatACAACAATCTCCCAAATAAAGGGGCAGTTGTCCAGAATAATTCAGGTCATGCATTTCAGCAGGCACCGGCAAGCCTGTATATGTCACATTCTCATCATAAACAGACAAGTCCTTCCTCTCATCAAATGCATGTGATATCCAGAGGTCCAGCCTTTGCTAATGACTTTTCAGACAGTCCACCACAAAATCTATTAACGCCATCTAGAAATAGCCTAAACATGGACCTCTATGACATGAATAATCCTCAAGTTCAGCAGTGGCAGGCAGCAACGCCATCACGCCGAGATTCCTTACAAAATCCAGGAATAGAGACATCTCCACGGCAACATGTATCCTTCAGACCCGATGCCACAGTGCCAAGCCGAACAAACTCCTTCAACAGCCACCAGCAACAGCCACAAGTGACAGTGTCTATAAGACAGGTTCCTCCAGGAAAACCTGATCCTTCAATTACTTCTCCAAATACAATAACAGCAGTCACGTCTGCTCATATTCTCCAGCCAGTGAAGAGCATGCGAGTGATGAGACCTGAGCCTCAGACTGCGGTGGGACCTTCCCATCCTGGTTGGTTACCTGCACAGGCACCGGCTGTGGATGGCCTGGAGATAATTGAGCAGCATGTGCCACCTGTTGGAGCAGCTAATGCCTATCAACTAGATGTGGATTACAGTAACCAGGAACTTCGGTGTCCACCACCACCGTATCCCAAGCATTTGTTACTTCCCGGTAACTCTGAGCAGTTTGATGTCAACTGCTTATGCATGGGCGTAGAGCAGACCCTCCGTGTAGTCCCCAATTCAACGTGCAATAAGGCTGAGGAGAACAGTGAGCGAAATgataaaagcagcaagaacacTAAAGCTGAAAAACCAAGCAAGGATAAAAAGCAGATTCAGACATCTCCGGTGCCAGTGCGAAAGAATGgcaaagatgaggaaaagcGAGAATCCCGAATAAAGAGCTACTCACCTTTTGCCTTCAAGTTCTACATGGAGCAACATGTAGAAAATGTCATAAAGACCTATCAGCAGAAAATTAACAGAAGACTACAATTGGAGCAAGAAATGGCTAAA GCTGGCCTTTGTGAAGCAGAACAGGAACAAATGAGGAAGATTCTCTACCAGAAGGAATCCAACTATAACAGACTCAAAAGAGCCAAAATGGACAAATCTATGTTTGTGAAAATCAAGACTCTGGGTATTGGTGCATTTGGAGAAGTATGCCTGGCCTGCAAAGTAGATACCCATGCCCTGTATGCCATGAAGACTCTGCGAAAGAAAGATGTGCTAAACCGGAACCAGGTGGCTCATGTCAAAGCGGAGAGGGACATACTTGCTGAGGCAGACAATGAATGGGTGGTTAAACTATATTATTCCTTCCAAGATAAAGACAACTTGTACTTTGTGATGGACTACATCCCTGGTGGGGATATGATGAGTCTACTGATTCGGATGGAGGTCTTCCCAGAGCGTCTGGCTAGATTTTATATTGCAGAGCTCACTTTGGCTATAGAGAGTGTGCACAAAATGGGATTTATTCATCGAGACATCAAGCCTGACAATATTCTGATAGACCTCGATGGGCATATCAAACTGACTGACTTTGGACTGTGCACTGGATTCAGATGGACTCACAATTCAAAATACTATCAGAAAG GGAGCCATATCAGACAGGACAGCATGGAGCCCAGTGATCTTTGGGATGATGTGTCCAATTGTAGATGTGGAGATAGGCTGAAGACGTTGGAACAAAGAGCTAAGAAGCAGCATCAGAGATGTCTAGCCCACTCCTTAGTTGGAACCCCAAATTATATTGCTCCTGAAGTCCTACTTCGTAAAG GATACACTCAGCTTTGTGACTGGTGGAGTGTTGGTGTGATCCTTTTTGAGATGTTAGTGGGACAGCCTCCTTTTCTGGCTCCTACACCCACAGAAACCCAACTGAAG GTGATAAATTGGGAAAGCACACTGCACATTCCCTCACAGATCAAGCTAAGCCCTGAGGCAAGTGATCTCATCAcaaagctctgctgtgctgctgaggacaGGCTCGGAAGAAATGGAGCAGATGATATTAAGGCCcattctttctttcactctATGGATTTCTCTACTGATATCCGTAGGCAGCCAGCTCCCTATGTTCCAAAGATCAGCCATCCCATGGACACTTCAAATTTTGATCCAGTTGAAGAAGAAAGTCCTTGGAACGATGCTAGCGGTGACAGTACCAGGACGTGGGATCCACTAGCCTCTTCCAATAGCAAACACACAGAACATGCTTTTTACGAGTTTACTTTCCGAAGGTTCTTTGATGACAATGGGTATCCGTTCAGGTATCCCAAACCTTCTGGCATGGAAGTTGGCCAGTCTGAGAAATCTGATGTAGAAGACAAAGGTGTGGTGGATCAGACTGGAGCTTGTCAGCCTGTATATGTGTAA